The following are from one region of the Nostoc cf. commune SO-36 genome:
- a CDS encoding PP2C family protein-serine/threonine phosphatase, whose protein sequence is MQATTVTLLCPNPNCKYPNSETHRFCQQCRTPLVKQYLWVEGQGIENYHVGDLLLNRFLVKSSKVLLDTRPEQSIEAQIFDPASVQPYLKLFPYCPHIPQPYCVLYLEEKQSHQEVLLLDQAPIGKCDLSTEENLELSHRYAQPLELAWKGASALRQINWLWQIAQLWQPLAEQKVSSSLLQPNLIRVESSLVRLLELRQDREATPSLAELGQMWQQWLPTANNAIKSALSSLCLQMIEGQIQKIDQLINILDEFLQQSAIAHKFTFTVAAQTDQGLTRQSNEDTYYVTDRETFSNLPLTIVCDGMGGHAGGEVASSVAVEAIAQHLQGVNIASENTTSLVIKLHEGIYKANDLINQSNNQDHRRDYQRMGTTIVMALACPPKMYIANIGDSRAYLINRSGCYQVTTDDNMGCRLVRLGMSFYRDSFSHSNSAQLIQALGVSSSKVLHPRIRQFVIDEDCIFLLCSDGLSDNNRVEEYWETEILPVLAGEIDLTVASRRLIDLANHLNGHDNVTVSLVYCQVS, encoded by the coding sequence ATGCAAGCGACAACAGTAACTCTTCTCTGTCCCAACCCAAACTGCAAGTATCCCAATTCAGAAACACACAGATTTTGCCAACAATGCAGAACTCCGTTGGTAAAACAATATTTATGGGTAGAAGGACAGGGAATTGAAAATTACCATGTAGGAGATTTACTGCTTAATCGATTTTTAGTCAAAAGTTCAAAAGTTTTGCTGGATACTCGACCAGAGCAATCCATTGAAGCTCAGATATTTGATCCTGCTTCAGTTCAACCCTATCTTAAACTATTTCCCTACTGTCCCCATATTCCTCAACCTTATTGCGTTCTCTATCTTGAGGAAAAACAGTCTCATCAAGAAGTTCTGCTACTTGATCAAGCACCTATTGGTAAGTGTGATTTATCTACAGAGGAGAATTTAGAGTTAAGCCATAGATATGCACAGCCATTGGAACTAGCTTGGAAGGGTGCAAGTGCTTTGCGACAAATTAACTGGCTGTGGCAAATTGCTCAACTTTGGCAACCTCTAGCTGAACAGAAAGTAAGTTCTAGTCTACTCCAACCTAATTTAATCCGAGTAGAAAGTTCTCTGGTTCGTCTACTAGAACTCCGTCAAGATCGTGAAGCAACACCGAGTCTGGCAGAATTAGGACAGATGTGGCAGCAGTGGTTGCCAACAGCAAATAATGCGATTAAATCTGCTTTAAGTTCGCTTTGCCTGCAAATGATTGAAGGACAGATTCAGAAAATTGATCAATTAATCAATATATTGGATGAATTCTTGCAACAGTCTGCGATCGCTCATAAATTTACTTTTACAGTTGCAGCCCAAACAGATCAAGGACTGACTCGTCAATCCAATGAAGATACTTACTATGTTACAGATAGAGAAACCTTCTCTAACCTGCCTTTAACGATTGTTTGTGATGGTATGGGTGGTCATGCAGGGGGAGAAGTCGCTTCATCTGTTGCAGTCGAGGCGATCGCTCAACACTTGCAAGGGGTAAATATTGCATCCGAAAATACAACTTCTCTCGTCATCAAATTACACGAAGGTATCTACAAGGCAAACGATTTAATCAACCAATCTAATAATCAAGATCATCGTCGAGATTATCAACGCATGGGCACGACTATAGTGATGGCACTAGCTTGTCCTCCTAAAATGTATATCGCTAATATTGGTGACAGCCGTGCTTACTTGATTAACCGTTCTGGCTGCTATCAAGTGACTACAGACGATAACATGGGGTGTAGATTGGTTAGGTTAGGAATGAGCTTTTATCGAGATTCATTTTCTCATTCCAATAGCGCACAATTAATCCAAGCACTGGGAGTCAGTTCTTCAAAAGTTTTGCATCCTAGAATTCGTCAGTTTGTAATTGATGAAGATTGCATCTTTTTACTTTGCTCTGATGGTTTGAGTGACAACAATCGGGTTGAAGAATATTGGGAAACAGAAATTTTACCAGTTTTAGCAGGTGAAATTGATTTGACAGTTGCTAGCCGCCGATTAATAGATTTAGCAAATCATCTTAACGGTCATGACAATGTAACTGTAAGCCTGGTTTACTGCCAAGTCTCTTAA
- a CDS encoding cation:proton antiporter encodes MNIYILDLLVIGLLLLLVTLGSGWIQRLPLSYALIYLIVGILLGKYGLNLIQIQPQTQVLERVTEFVVIVSLFSCGLKMNRPLKFWAWNSTIRLIGFLMPISIFAIAAISHWFLNLNWGAAILLGAILAPTDPVLASEVQLADMGDQDELRFGLTSEGGLNDALAFPFVYFGIYWLENDNWQSWFKQWVAVDLIWAIAAGIGMGSVVAKAVMWIEQRLHKFRPVDELMEDFIALSIILLTYGLTELINGYGFLAVFVAGLVVQRSYPNPQRRLSQLEFSEKIEKLMEVGTILLLGSLLRIEPILKFGDDALFIAGILIFVIRPLGAWISTVRLGFSESPRSQFHPATRWLYGWFGVRGVGSLYYLSYALGKSLQGDLADKITWITYITIVVSVILHGISATPLMNWYEKTVIKST; translated from the coding sequence ATGAATATTTATATACTTGACCTGCTAGTAATTGGCTTACTTCTGCTTTTAGTCACATTAGGTTCAGGGTGGATTCAGCGATTACCTCTTTCTTATGCCCTGATTTATTTAATTGTAGGGATATTACTTGGCAAGTATGGATTAAACCTAATTCAAATTCAACCCCAAACTCAGGTGTTAGAGCGCGTCACAGAATTTGTGGTGATTGTTTCTTTATTTAGTTGCGGCTTAAAAATGAATCGCCCTCTAAAGTTTTGGGCTTGGAATTCCACAATTCGACTCATTGGTTTTCTCATGCCAATTTCTATCTTTGCTATAGCGGCGATTAGTCATTGGTTTTTGAACTTAAATTGGGGAGCCGCTATTCTGTTGGGTGCAATTCTCGCACCAACCGATCCGGTATTAGCATCAGAAGTTCAACTAGCAGATATGGGAGATCAAGATGAGTTGCGATTTGGCTTAACTTCGGAAGGAGGTTTGAACGATGCGTTAGCTTTTCCCTTTGTTTATTTTGGAATTTACTGGTTAGAAAACGATAATTGGCAAAGTTGGTTCAAACAGTGGGTAGCTGTTGATTTAATTTGGGCGATCGCAGCTGGTATTGGTATGGGTAGTGTAGTCGCAAAAGCAGTGATGTGGATTGAACAGCGACTTCATAAATTCCGCCCCGTTGATGAGTTAATGGAAGATTTTATTGCTCTAAGTATTATTTTATTGACGTATGGGCTGACAGAACTAATTAATGGTTACGGATTTTTAGCAGTATTTGTTGCTGGATTAGTTGTACAGCGTAGTTATCCCAATCCTCAACGGCGGCTTTCTCAACTAGAATTCAGTGAAAAAATAGAAAAATTAATGGAGGTAGGAACTATTCTACTTTTAGGTTCTTTACTGCGAATTGAACCTATTCTCAAATTTGGTGATGATGCCCTTTTTATTGCTGGGATACTAATATTTGTAATTCGACCTTTAGGTGCTTGGATTAGTACAGTTCGGTTAGGTTTTTCTGAGTCTCCTCGCTCCCAGTTTCATCCAGCAACTCGTTGGTTATACGGTTGGTTTGGTGTGCGAGGAGTTGGTTCTTTATACTATCTTTCCTATGCTTTAGGTAAGAGTTTACAAGGAGATTTAGCAGATAAAATTACTTGGATCACCTACATAACAATTGTAGTGTCTGTGATTTTACATGGAATTAGTGCAACTCCCTTGATGAATTGGTACGAAAAAACTGTTATAAAATCAACTTAA
- a CDS encoding ISKra4 family transposase (programmed frameshift), with amino-acid sequence MNQDKQERLKACLQEVATLLYEEADKSKLTDLEGIEKTVRSQILELVSPEIAPFFIEQKTGTKVGKTRKIKSLVGELTLKAKQLQKLGLKPRSRLSPLLQKCCLRLSANESYQKAEIEVEALTGVKVGHSTQQKLVLSQDFELPLAKQAVSEVSVDGGKVRLRGKPKAGCHWRDYKTLRLQGIYYSAFFDDNQSLVDYVNSQRLVNPLVCLGDGHDGVWNLVKEFGKTEHFQRWEILDWYHLKENLYKIGGSLKRLKVAETLLWQGQVEETKALFHNRRGKQVKNFIAYLEKHRSRIVNYSYYQAEQLCSIGSGAVESAIKQIGARMKISGAQWNVDSVNQILSVRCAYLNGLLAI; translated from the exons ATGAACCAGGATAAACAAGAACGGCTCAAAGCGTGCTTACAAGAAGTGGCAACATTGTTGTATGAAGAAGCAGACAAAAGTAAGCTAACAGACCTGGAAGGCATAGAAAAAACAGTTCGCAGTCAAATATTAGAACTAGTTAGCCCAGAAATAGCCC CTTTTTTTATCGAACAAAAAACTGGAACAAAAGTAGGTAAAACCAGGAAAATTAAAAGCTTGGTGGGGGAACTGACTCTTAAAGCCAAACAGTTACAGAAACTGGGTTTGAAGCCCAGAAGTCGGTTAAGCCCATTACTTCAAAAGTGTTGTTTGAGGCTGTCAGCTAACGAATCATACCAAAAAGCAGAAATTGAAGTTGAGGCATTGACAGGAGTGAAAGTGGGTCACTCAACGCAACAAAAATTAGTACTGTCACAAGATTTTGAATTACCACTTGCAAAACAAGCAGTTTCAGAAGTCAGTGTAGATGGGGGAAAAGTCCGACTCCGGGGTAAACCGAAAGCCGGGTGTCACTGGCGAGACTATAAAACCTTAAGACTACAAGGAATTTACTATAGTGCGTTTTTTGATGACAACCAATCATTAGTTGATTATGTCAATAGCCAGCGTCTGGTTAACCCATTAGTATGCTTGGGGGATGGTCATGATGGCGTGTGGAATTTAGTCAAAGAGTTTGGTAAAACAGAGCATTTTCAGCGTTGGGAAATATTGGATTGGTATCACCTCAAAGAAAATCTCTACAAAATTGGCGGTTCTTTAAAGCGGCTTAAAGTTGCTGAAACTCTTTTGTGGCAAGGTCAAGTCGAAGAAACTAAAGCTTTATTTCATAATCGTCGAGGCAAACAAGTTAAGAACTTCATCGCTTATCTTGAAAAACATCGCTCTCGCATTGTCAACTACAGCTATTACCAGGCTGAACAACTTTGTTCTATTGGTTCTGGTGCAGTCGAGTCTGCTATTAAACAGATTGGAGCTAGGATGAAAATTTCTGGCGCACAATGGAATGTTGATAGTGTTAATCAAATCCTCTCAGTTCGTTGTGCTTATCTCAATGGTTTACTGGCTATTTGA
- a CDS encoding class I SAM-dependent methyltransferase, whose amino-acid sequence MLEQAKQQCNPVKTQLIQHNLNQPELLANKCKLTVDAIVSFETLEHLINPAFVIEEFSQILKPGGFLICSVPNVLYEPRDVAGLPSNTCHKHFFSYKSLSNLLEKNGFQINYRVGQAWSNILFKRESQLLRHRAIRQRIGDYSCLHTPEIVRHLAYLIAYPTVEDVDGSYSLIIVGQKIR is encoded by the coding sequence GTGTTAGAACAGGCAAAACAACAATGTAACCCTGTAAAAACTCAATTAATTCAACATAACCTAAATCAACCTGAATTATTAGCGAATAAGTGTAAATTAACTGTTGATGCAATTGTCAGTTTTGAAACCTTGGAACATTTAATTAACCCTGCCTTTGTTATAGAGGAATTTTCTCAAATTCTCAAACCTGGAGGATTTCTGATCTGCTCCGTTCCCAATGTTTTATATGAACCTCGTGATGTAGCTGGATTGCCATCCAATACTTGTCATAAGCATTTTTTTAGTTATAAATCGCTCTCTAATTTACTCGAAAAAAATGGATTTCAAATTAATTATCGAGTAGGTCAAGCTTGGTCAAACATTTTATTTAAGCGGGAGTCTCAGCTTTTACGCCATCGAGCAATTCGACAACGCATCGGAGATTATTCTTGCTTACATACTCCAGAAATTGTTCGCCACCTTGCCTACCTGATTGCTTACCCCACAGTTGAGGATGTGGATGGTTCATACTCATTAATCATTGTGGGGCAAAAGATTAGGTAG